A window of Rhododendron vialii isolate Sample 1 chromosome 13a, ASM3025357v1 contains these coding sequences:
- the LOC131314438 gene encoding uncharacterized protein LOC131314438, whose protein sequence is MPSLCWKHHTLIQALMSRGPLNEQDFHSIFTGVTGKNPGTHQQLFNDYLLKINKELSFVQMELRACRNQYNGSVFYGVVNNVADEQSKLGTRYAVPQIAFYKGIIEAIAHDALSNGCISNIDALNIRLENQVPTGAGSQSQAPSHIPPAFRNFSMSQKEKTLEELVRDQWLCFTPDGNIGLGLRSFLDLRSWFRGNDIPACEVCNEAGVKADPCPNEGCTVRIHHYCLKRKFSRAKGEKVCPGCSTPWPLPAFKTEAVEEEEADANGITQSQPSLGPVSRKRARTNRGGDSGTVNISSQLPVPTSDVKRATRSSARLR, encoded by the exons ATGCCGTCGCTGTGCTGGAAACACCACACTCTTATTCAAGCCCTGATGTCGCGTGGGCCGCTCAACGAGCAGGATTTCCACTCCATATTTACCGGCGTTACCGGCAAAAACCCAG GTACTCATCAACAGCTATTCAATGATTATCTTCTAAAGATAAACAAGGAACTTTCCTTTGTTCAAATGGAGTTGCGGGCTTGCAGAAACCAATACAATGGCAGTGTCTTCTATGGTGTGGTGAATAACGTGGCAGATGAGCAGTCCAAGCTTGGAACAAGATATGCCGTTCCCCAGATTGCCTTTTACAAGGGGATT ATAGAAGCCATTGCACATGATGCCCTATCTAACGGTTGCATATCCAATATTGATGCTCTCAACATACGTTTGGAAAATCAG GTTCCAACTGGAGCAGGGTCCCAATCTCAGGCTCCTTCCCACATTCCTCCTGCATTCAGGAACTTCTCTATGTCTCAGAAAGAGAAGACACTTGAAGAACTTGTTCGGGACCAGTGGCTATGTTTCACCCCAGATGGTAACATCGGACTTGGTCTTAGATCCTTCCTTGATCTCCGCAGTTGGTTCCGCGGTAATGATATTCCCGCGTGTGAAGTCTGCAATGAAGCTGGAGTTAag GCAGATCCGTGCCCAAATGAAGGTTGTACCGTTCGAATTCATCACTACTGTCTGAAAAGGAAATTTTCCCGGGCAAAG ggCGAAAAAGTTTGTCCAGGTTGTAGCACTCCATGGCCACTTCCTGCTTTCAAAACAGAAGCTGTCGAGGAAGAAGAGGCAGATGCAAACGGGATCACCCAGAGCCAACCGTCTCTGGGACCCGTCTCTCGAAAGAGGGCTAGAACAAACAGAGGTGGTGATTCCGGTACTGTAAATATTTCGTCTCAACTTCCGGTGCCTACTTCTGATGTGAAGAGAGCAACACGAAGTTCTGCCCGGTTAAGATAA